Proteins encoded in a region of the Thunnus maccoyii chromosome 4, fThuMac1.1, whole genome shotgun sequence genome:
- the apex2 gene encoding DNA-(apurinic or apyrimidinic site) lyase 2, with product MKVVTWNINGIRTFRGGIKKALDSLDADVICVQETKVTRDLLDERTAIVDGYNSYFSFSRGRSGYSGVATYCKDSATPFAAEEGLTGLLTNHEGAVGCYGDHTEFSSEELQLLDNEGRAVVTQHRVMCQDKMQTVTVINVYCPRADPEKPERKQFKLQFYKLLQCRAETILKDGSHVIVLGDVNTSHRPIDHCDPSDIDGFEENPGRKWLNGFLHGCAHEESNEEEPDEASEVTDTTHSGKFMDTFRYFHPTRTNAFTCWSTLTGARQTNYGTRIDYIFADCQLAKEQFLATDIMPEVEGSDHCPVWGQLSCSLLPSSKPPPLCTRYLPEFAGKQQKLSRFLVKVDQKSIQSEPKDALPGSQEEGEKRENINPSGAGNISGKKRILTADSVVPKGKKVKTVKTSSKPQGSLLSFFKPKLTNVVPPTETSVRQCEKTLDLDEVTSSNNSHKGSTTKEDVLSVTGRITEDTELVCDSSPQLCTSSTTEDNDKQMKTKSEPLTSQTTVGHLAAKKGASSVFWKSVLHGPPPPPSCKVHGEPCVLRTVKKEGPNMGKQFFVCARPQGHASNPEARCNFFAWVEKGK from the exons ATGAAGGTCGTCACTTGGAATATAAATGGCATCAGGACGTTCAGAGGCGGAATCAAAAAGGCTCTTGATTCACTGGACGCAGATGTTATATGTGTTCAGGAGACAAAAGTGACAA GAGACTTGCTTGATGAAAGAACTGCAATTGTTGACGGCTACAACTCCTATTTCAGCTTCAGTCGAGGACGCAGCGGCTACTCAG GGGTTGCCACTTACTGTAAGGACAGTGCCACTCCATTTGCTGCCGAGGAGGGTCTCACAGGTCTGCTGACCAACCATGAGGGGGCAGTTGGATGCTACGGTGACCACACTGAGTTTTCTagcgaggagctgcagcttttaGACAATGAAGGACGAGCTGTTGTCACACAGCACAGAGTCAT GTGTCAGGACAAAATGCAAACCGTTACTGTAATTAATGTATACTGTCCACGAGCTGACCCTGAAAAGCCGGAGCGAAAGCAGTTCAAACTGCAGTTCTACAAGCTGCTTCAGTGTCGGGCTGAAACAATACTGAAAGATGGGAG cCATGTGATTGTTTTAGGAGATGTAAATACATCTCACCGACCAATAGACCACTGTGACCCCAGTGACATT GATGGTTTTGAGGAAAATCCTGGCAGGAAATGGCTGAATGGCTTTTTGCATGGTTGCGCACACGAGGAAAGTAATGAGGAGGAACCTGATGAAGCATCTGAGGTAACTGATACTACCCACAGTGGAAAATTTATGGATACCTTTCGCTATTTCCACCCAACTCGCACCAACGCCTTCACGTGCTGGTCCACTCTCACTGGAGCTCGGCAGACCAACTATGGCACACGCATTGACTACATATTTGCTGACTGTCAGCTAGCCAAGGAGCAGTTTTTGGCAACGGACATCATGCCAGAGGTGGAAGGGTCAGACCACTGCCCTGTGTGGGGGCAACTGAGCTGCTCTCTCTTGCCCAGCTCCAAGCCTCCTCCCCTCTGCACACGCTACCTGCCAGAGTTTGCAGGCAAGCAGCAGAAACTCTCCCGCTTCCTTGTTAAGGTGGACCAGAAATCAATTCAATCGGAGCCAAAGGATGCATTACCTGGATCTCaagaagagggggaaaaaagggagaatATAAACCCCTCTGGAGCTGGAAACATCTCTGGTAAAAAGCGAATATTGACAGCAGACTCTGTTGTTCCAAAGGGGAAAAAGGTCAAGACAGTAAAGACTTCTTCAAAGCCACAGGGCAGCctcctttcctttttcaaaCCAAAGCTCACAAATGTGGTTCCCCCCACTGAAACATCTGTCAGGCAGTGTGAAAAAACACTCGACCTGGATGAAGTAACCTCATCAAACAATTCCCACAAAGGGTCCACAACTAAAGAAGATGTGTTGTCAGTCACAGGAAGGATAACTGAGGATACTGAGCTTGTTTGTGATAGTTCACCACAGCTGTGCACCAGCAGTACCACAGAGGACAATGACAAACAGATGAAGACTAAATCTGAACCTTTAACCTCTCAGACCACTGTGGGACACTTGGCTGCAAAAAAAGGGGCATCATCAGTGTTTTGGAAGTCAGTGCTTCATGGACCGCCCCCACCACCTTCCTGTAAAGTGCACGGGGAACCCTGTGTGCTCCGTACTGTAAAAAAGGAGGGGCCAAACATGGGCAAGCAGTTCTTTGTGTGTGCCCGTCCTCAGGGACATGCTTCCAACCCTGAGGCTCGGTGTAATTTC